AACACAGGGGCATCGAAAAAACTCTCCGCACTCGGAGAAATAAAAATCAGCATCCCTATTTTTGTTATGTGCGAACTCCATGCTGGCGCGAGACTCTCCTCAAACCCGGACACGGAGACAGCAAAAATCAACAGGCTTTCCGAATTTATCGAGGTCATTTACCCCAGTGAAACCTTTGCTGTGAATTATGGCCAAGAAGAAGTGGCTCTGAGACAAAAGGGGACCCCCATCCCCACAATGGACCTGCTCATCGGCACCATAGCAAAATATCTTGGTTCACCACTCCTCACCCGTGACATTATCCATTATAAAAAAATCAATGGATTAATGGTAGAAACCTATTAACAAGCCTCTTCTCTGCTTGCCTAACGGCTCAAAAAGATTAGATAACAATTCATGCAAAATCCTTTCCGTTCGATTCACTTTATCGGTATTTGTGGAACCGCTATGGGGGCTGTCGCCGCAGCTCTGAAAGACGCCGGTTATGATGTGACCGGCTCCGACGAGAAT
This genomic window from Verrucomicrobiota bacterium contains:
- a CDS encoding type II toxin-antitoxin system VapC family toxin, which produces MILDTTFCIDLLRDQTGGKNTGASKKLSALGEIKISIPIFVMCELHAGARLSSNPDTETAKINRLSEFIEVIYPSETFAVNYGQEEVALRQKGTPIPTMDLLIGTIAKYLGSPLLTRDIIHYKKINGLMVETY